A genomic stretch from Flavobacterium sp. KS-LB2 includes:
- a CDS encoding DUF6577 family protein → MESTITVYLSKLTKAGIINNPSRRMYTISSKSNFKPEINQALKKVCNKIHKEFPFIKICVWNTKWINDLMRHQTFKNFTVVKTGKETGKETVE, encoded by the coding sequence ATGGAAAGTACCATTACTGTTTATCTTTCTAAACTTACAAAGGCGGGCATAATCAATAATCCATCAAGAAGAATGTACACAATTTCAAGTAAATCAAATTTCAAACCCGAAATAAATCAAGCCCTGAAAAAGGTATGTAATAAAATTCATAAAGAATTTCCGTTCATAAAAATTTGTGTTTGGAATACAAAATGGATAAATGACCTAATGCGACACCAAACATTTAAAAACTTCACTGTAGTGAAAACTGGAAAAGAAACTGGAAAAGAAACTGTAGAATAA
- a CDS encoding relaxase/mobilization nuclease domain-containing protein, with protein sequence MVTIIKTSHSIRSIFNYNENKVKAGVAECISVGNYPVDVDKVSDTIKLNRFVKRMELNENAKRNSVHISLNFDPSENHSKEKLIAIADTYMEKIGFGKQPYLVYQHHDAGHPHLHVVTINIERDGKRIDLHHLGIRKSEPARKEIEELFGLVKAEGRKKKEEFTLQPISIGKVQYGRIESKKAISNVLNAVLNQYKYASLPELNAVLKQYNVMADRGSENSKIFLAKGLVYRILDEQGKPIGVPIKASDFYSKPTLKFLEEKFKRNEVRRIPDKARVKNVIDIVLLKERALSINELARLLEKEGINTVFRKSAEGLLYGITYVDHKTKSVFNGSNLGKEYSAKAIQERCGLKVAGQEKGNQIHEKLPSKKSLIDDLQQQKNSLTIADLVKLLDMLIQVENSSDYMPNQLKKKRKKKKRKGWSDN encoded by the coding sequence ATGGTTACAATCATAAAAACAAGCCATTCGATCCGTAGTATTTTTAATTACAATGAAAACAAAGTTAAAGCTGGAGTAGCGGAGTGTATCTCAGTAGGAAACTATCCTGTCGATGTCGATAAAGTGAGTGATACCATAAAGCTAAACCGTTTTGTAAAACGGATGGAATTAAACGAAAACGCAAAGCGGAATAGCGTACATATTTCCCTGAATTTTGATCCCTCGGAAAATCATTCTAAAGAAAAACTAATAGCTATTGCCGATACTTATATGGAGAAAATCGGTTTCGGAAAACAACCTTATTTAGTATACCAACATCACGATGCAGGACACCCTCATTTACATGTGGTAACTATCAATATTGAAAGGGACGGTAAACGGATTGACCTGCATCATTTAGGGATAAGGAAATCTGAGCCAGCTCGTAAAGAAATTGAAGAACTGTTTGGACTCGTTAAAGCGGAAGGAAGAAAAAAGAAAGAGGAATTTACATTGCAGCCTATTTCTATTGGCAAGGTGCAATACGGTCGAATTGAATCAAAGAAAGCCATATCCAACGTTTTGAATGCAGTCCTGAATCAATACAAGTATGCGAGCCTTCCCGAACTTAATGCAGTACTAAAGCAGTATAATGTAATGGCTGACCGTGGTAGCGAAAATTCAAAAATATTTTTGGCTAAAGGATTAGTGTATCGAATTCTGGACGAACAAGGAAAGCCAATTGGTGTTCCAATTAAAGCAAGTGATTTTTATAGTAAACCGACTTTAAAATTTCTAGAGGAAAAATTTAAACGCAATGAAGTAAGAAGAATACCCGACAAAGCACGGGTAAAAAATGTCATTGATATTGTACTACTAAAAGAGCGAGCACTGTCCATAAACGAACTGGCAAGGCTATTGGAAAAAGAAGGCATTAATACTGTTTTTAGAAAAAGTGCAGAAGGTCTGCTTTATGGTATTACCTATGTTGACCACAAGACCAAAAGTGTTTTTAATGGTAGTAATTTAGGAAAAGAATACAGTGCAAAAGCGATTCAAGAACGTTGCGGATTAAAGGTTGCTGGTCAAGAAAAAGGAAATCAGATTCATGAAAAACTTCCTTCTAAAAAATCATTAATTGATGATCTTCAACAGCAAAAAAATTCACTTACTATTGCAGATTTGGTCAAATTATTAGACATGTTGATACAGGTAGAAAATTCTTCGGATTATATGCCTAATCAGTTGAAAAAGAAAAGAAAGAAGAAAAAAAGAAAAGGATGGTCTGATAATTGA
- a CDS encoding plasmid mobilization protein encodes MKAENSNRTRIIGLRLTSEEYAQIERKWKTSTCRKLSDYVRKHLFDKSIVTTYRNQSLDDFMEETIVLRNQLNAIGNNVNQAVKKLHTLQHIPEFRNWIISYDLDKKILFNKVEEIKKHIQKITDKWLQS; translated from the coding sequence ATGAAAGCAGAAAATTCAAACAGGACACGCATAATTGGGCTGCGCCTGACATCCGAAGAATATGCGCAAATTGAGCGCAAATGGAAAACCAGTACGTGCCGAAAATTAAGCGACTATGTTCGTAAACATCTTTTCGATAAGTCAATTGTGACTACCTATCGAAACCAATCACTGGACGATTTTATGGAAGAAACTATAGTACTTCGTAATCAGTTGAACGCTATCGGAAACAATGTTAATCAAGCTGTAAAAAAACTACACACTTTGCAACATATTCCTGAATTCAGGAACTGGATAATTAGCTATGACCTGGATAAAAAAATCCTATTCAATAAAGTAGAAGAAATCAAAAAACACATTCAAAAAATTACGGACAAATGGTTACAATCATAA
- a CDS encoding helix-turn-helix domain-containing protein has protein sequence MNTATKPKHIGRNISRIRELRGMKQEALAIAIGVSQQSVSNIEASETIDDEKLVEVAKALGVSVEAIKTFSEENVINYFNNFYDNSASNGQGAFAPVFNFNPLEKLIESYDENRKLYERLVQAEKDKVEHLEKLLKAK, from the coding sequence ATGAACACAGCAACAAAACCGAAACATATAGGCAGAAATATAAGCCGAATCAGAGAGCTTCGAGGAATGAAACAAGAAGCATTGGCTATTGCAATTGGTGTAAGCCAGCAGTCAGTTTCTAATATAGAAGCAAGCGAAACAATAGACGACGAAAAACTTGTAGAAGTTGCAAAGGCTCTTGGTGTTAGTGTAGAAGCAATTAAAACTTTTTCAGAAGAAAATGTGATTAATTATTTCAATAATTTTTACGATAATAGCGCGAGTAATGGTCAAGGTGCCTTCGCTCCTGTTTTCAATTTTAATCCACTAGAAAAGTTGATTGAATCTTATGATGAAAATCGAAAGCTGTATGAGCGTTTAGTCCAAGCAGAAAAAGATAAGGTTGAGCATTTGGAAAAATTATTGAAGGCTAAATAA
- a CDS encoding tyrosine-type recombinase/integrase codes for MRKLTLPKNPYKGMKIYCKKCKADIPKCDHFESFTYRVRVHVPGTKKSVKSKILNATVYRDAITEAINFEKYLKSNNYQTIVVDSAEGNDYSVIDSIIKYNHYLNGESEYAQFKKSVTNEHRKELIRFCKYFAKTLKKNKNIELTRIKDVSRQDVSNFYSWADNHYSPKTFNKCLNGVRGFFDFLIDIEEIEMKNPFGKYSRKQIRRTNIDSVTKEEFTKILKTVDTYSPFLVLGGRGERKNMFKPYLKDGFRLFLLTGGRREEIVDLRWSHIYVSVSGVKFFRIQNLKVQRNLSRDEIYKYIPINSDLFDLLVEMGYYEKKQTDDYILLPERKVQSKTIMDSLSKSFTHYKNGAGIEKDISLKSLRKTYITWVHQVMQKETALLTSHSTTKVLESYYIDPQILSVVERAAVEIKIFGENSSL; via the coding sequence ATGAGAAAGCTAACGTTGCCTAAAAATCCTTACAAAGGAATGAAGATTTATTGCAAAAAATGTAAAGCTGATATTCCAAAATGTGATCATTTTGAAAGCTTTACATATAGAGTAAGAGTTCATGTTCCAGGAACAAAAAAAAGTGTAAAATCTAAAATATTAAATGCTACGGTTTATCGGGATGCTATAACCGAAGCTATAAATTTCGAAAAATATTTAAAATCCAATAATTATCAAACAATAGTAGTTGACTCGGCAGAAGGAAATGATTATTCTGTTATTGATTCCATAATAAAGTATAATCATTATCTAAATGGTGAAAGTGAATATGCTCAATTTAAAAAGAGTGTTACTAATGAACACCGTAAAGAATTAATACGATTTTGTAAATATTTTGCCAAGACATTAAAGAAAAATAAAAACATTGAGTTGACTAGAATTAAAGATGTTAGTAGGCAAGATGTATCGAATTTTTATTCTTGGGCAGATAACCATTATAGCCCGAAAACTTTTAATAAATGTTTGAATGGAGTCAGAGGTTTTTTTGATTTTCTCATAGATATTGAAGAAATTGAAATGAAGAATCCTTTTGGCAAATATTCTCGAAAACAGATACGAAGAACAAATATTGATTCTGTCACTAAAGAAGAGTTTACTAAAATTCTTAAAACAGTTGACACATATAGTCCTTTTCTTGTTCTTGGGGGTAGAGGAGAACGGAAAAACATGTTTAAGCCGTATTTGAAAGATGGTTTTAGATTGTTTTTGTTAACTGGTGGAAGGCGAGAAGAAATTGTTGATTTACGGTGGAGTCATATTTATGTATCTGTTAGTGGAGTGAAATTTTTTAGAATCCAAAATTTAAAAGTTCAGAGAAATCTCAGTAGAGATGAAATATACAAGTATATTCCAATAAATTCTGATTTGTTTGACTTATTGGTGGAGATGGGATATTATGAAAAAAAACAAACTGACGATTATATTTTGTTGCCTGAAAGAAAAGTTCAATCAAAAACAATTATGGATTCACTTTCAAAATCTTTTACACATTACAAAAATGGAGCGGGCATTGAAAAAGATATTAGTTTGAAAAGTTTAAGGAAGACATATATTACATGGGTGCATCAAGTAATGCAAAAAGAAACAGCATTACTAACTTCACATTCGACTACAAAAGTATTGGAATCATATTATATAGATCCTCAAATTTTATCGGTAGTTGAAAGGGCGGCCGTCGAAATAAAGATATTTGGAGAAAATTCTTCACTCTAA
- a CDS encoding PorP/SprF family type IX secretion system membrane protein, which translates to MKFNFFLYVLLTSIFVIEVHAQDPVFSHYYFVPETQNGAFTGTVNTLNTGILHRTQWPDGARRVDTDYAFINGSVGNLAEDSRPSDSNLQNIGVGITILNQREVFTNYNYTQINGVFSLNLDLDNFYSGLRMILGLEGGYGTKNFNFKSLLFEDQINTNNGSIGGGSSDPSLLGLQNKIDFMDISSGLLLYSDDFWFGASVKHLNTPNIAFDSQGKLPLDMNFSFQSGYAFNLDSSPALTFLPNDSKLVLTSNFMKQGQYNRLDFGSIVHFNPFIIGVIAATNPMMKSDESHILTSVNLIGSIKISNFTFGYSYDVSTSKISNTQGVHEFSLTWQIGRECHSCNNYLARRPWGRNYDD; encoded by the coding sequence ATGAAATTTAATTTTTTTTTATATGTCCTGTTAACTTCCATATTTGTAATAGAAGTTCATGCACAAGATCCTGTTTTTTCACATTATTATTTTGTCCCTGAAACGCAGAACGGTGCGTTTACAGGAACCGTAAACACGTTAAACACTGGAATTTTGCACCGTACTCAGTGGCCCGATGGAGCTAGAAGAGTGGATACCGATTACGCCTTTATCAACGGTTCCGTTGGGAATTTAGCAGAGGATTCACGTCCAAGTGATTCAAATCTTCAAAATATTGGAGTAGGCATCACTATATTAAATCAACGTGAGGTTTTTACAAATTATAATTACACTCAAATTAACGGGGTCTTTTCGCTAAATCTTGACTTAGATAATTTTTATTCCGGATTAAGAATGATTTTAGGTTTAGAAGGTGGCTATGGAACTAAAAACTTTAACTTTAAAAGTCTTTTGTTTGAGGATCAAATTAATACAAACAATGGCAGTATTGGTGGTGGTAGTTCAGATCCAAGTCTTCTAGGCCTGCAAAATAAAATAGATTTCATGGACATTTCATCAGGTCTATTACTTTACTCCGATGACTTTTGGTTTGGAGCTTCAGTAAAGCATCTTAACACTCCCAATATTGCCTTCGACTCTCAGGGTAAGCTCCCTTTAGATATGAACTTTAGTTTTCAGAGCGGATATGCCTTCAATCTGGATAGTAGTCCCGCTTTAACATTCTTACCAAATGATTCCAAATTAGTCCTCACGTCAAATTTTATGAAACAAGGACAATATAATCGATTGGATTTTGGTAGTATTGTTCATTTTAATCCATTTATTATCGGAGTAATTGCTGCAACAAATCCTATGATGAAAAGTGATGAGAGTCATATCCTTACGTCAGTGAATCTGATTGGTTCTATTAAAATATCTAACTTCACTTTTGGTTATTCCTACGATGTAAGTACTTCAAAAATTTCGAATACACAAGGAGTTCATGAATTCTCGCTTACATGGCAAATAGGCAGAGAATGTCATAGTTGTAATAATTATTTAGCAAGAAGGCCCTGGGGCAGGAACTATGATGATTAA